A portion of the Parcubacteria group bacterium genome contains these proteins:
- a CDS encoding cysteine desulfurase: MKREEVYLDNNATTPLAPEVLVAMEPYWSEKFGNPGSMHMKGREAREAVEKSRDILARYLGNEGGIIFTSGATESVNFALKGALRRAKAVGRTHVVTSLVEHDAVLETLSALGDEGFETTYLTPDEYGRITPAAVRDALRDNTALVAIMHVNNELGTIYPVNEIASEVKKRDPEIVMFCDGVQAFGKLPVDLTGIDLYAFSAHKLHGPKGVGALFIRKGIKLQTLINGGGQEFSLRSGTENVPGIVGLGKAVELAYATHEETVRHVRPLREQFLAGLRAMNNVRINSPEDALYTTLNAAFLGIPAKTLLEALEKEVIYASIGPACAAGKVIQSHVLEALPVSEEIKRSSMRFGFSKYNTLEEVDYVLGVLNKVVPELRKAA, encoded by the coding sequence ATGAAGAGAGAAGAAGTATATTTAGACAATAATGCCACGACCCCGCTTGCTCCGGAGGTGCTTGTCGCAATGGAGCCGTATTGGTCCGAGAAATTTGGCAACCCTGGAAGCATGCACATGAAGGGCCGAGAAGCACGCGAAGCCGTGGAGAAAAGTCGCGATATTCTCGCGCGGTATTTGGGCAACGAAGGGGGCATCATCTTCACGTCGGGTGCTACCGAGAGCGTTAACTTCGCGCTTAAGGGCGCTTTGCGTAGGGCGAAGGCAGTCGGGCGTACCCACGTGGTTACGAGTCTTGTTGAACACGATGCAGTACTCGAGACACTAAGCGCTCTGGGTGATGAAGGATTTGAAACCACATATCTCACTCCAGACGAGTACGGGCGCATTACTCCTGCGGCTGTCCGTGACGCGCTCCGAGACAACACTGCGCTCGTCGCCATCATGCATGTTAATAATGAACTGGGTACGATTTACCCGGTTAATGAGATTGCATCCGAAGTGAAAAAGCGCGATCCGGAAATCGTGATGTTTTGCGATGGCGTCCAAGCGTTTGGGAAACTGCCTGTCGATTTGACCGGCATTGACCTCTACGCGTTCTCTGCGCACAAGCTCCACGGACCGAAAGGTGTGGGTGCTCTGTTCATTCGCAAGGGTATCAAATTGCAAACGCTCATTAATGGTGGCGGGCAGGAGTTCAGTCTACGCTCGGGGACGGAAAATGTGCCCGGTATCGTTGGCTTGGGCAAGGCGGTGGAGCTTGCCTACGCAACCCACGAAGAGACGGTTCGGCATGTGCGTCCGCTCCGCGAACAATTTCTAGCAGGGCTTCGCGCGATGAATAACGTCCGCATCAACTCTCCCGAAGATGCGCTCTATACTACCCTGAACGCCGCATTTCTCGGGATCCCAGCAAAGACGCTTTTGGAAGCACTCGAGAAAGAGGTGATATATGCTTCGATTGGTCCCGCATGCGCTGCGGGAAAGGTAATTCAGAGCCACGTGCTCGAGGCACTTCCCGTTTCCGAGGAGATCAAGCGCTCCTCAATGCGTTTCGGCTTTTCCAAATACAATACTCTGGAAGAGGTCGACTATGTTCTCGGTGTTCTCAACAAAGTCGTACCCGAACTGCGGAAGGCGGCATAA
- a CDS encoding ribonuclease H-like domain-containing protein, protein MRKIVLDVETKNMFSDVGGNDPTLLDMSLVCIYDSLTDSYSSYLEAELPNLWPILEQSDVLIGFNSDHFDIPLLNKYYLGDLTQKKSLDLLAEVKNVLGRRIKLDTIAEATLGVKKSGNGLQAIAWWRNGEIDKVRQYCIDDVRITKEIYEYALANGHLKYKDWDGGVLQIRLNTSKWEEKKAGAVTQSLPF, encoded by the coding sequence ATGAGAAAGATTGTCCTCGATGTCGAAACAAAAAATATGTTCTCGGATGTCGGCGGGAACGACCCGACCCTTTTGGATATGTCGCTCGTCTGCATCTACGACTCCCTCACCGATTCGTACTCCTCGTATCTCGAGGCGGAGTTGCCAAATCTGTGGCCAATTCTCGAGCAGTCGGATGTTTTGATCGGTTTTAACTCCGACCATTTCGACATACCGCTCTTAAACAAGTACTACCTGGGCGACCTGACACAAAAGAAAAGTCTCGATCTCCTTGCAGAGGTCAAGAACGTACTTGGTCGCAGGATTAAGCTCGACACCATCGCAGAGGCGACACTCGGCGTTAAGAAGTCTGGCAATGGCCTTCAAGCCATCGCATGGTGGAGGAATGGTGAAATCGATAAAGTGCGACAATACTGCATCGACGACGTGCGCATCACCAAAGAAATCTACGAGTACGCGCTCGCAAACGGCCATCTCAAATACAAAGACTGGGACGGTGGGGTACTGCAAATACGACTCAACACCTCAAAATGGGAGGAGAAGAAAGCGGGAGCCGTGACACAATCACTCCCATTCTAA
- a CDS encoding YdeI/OmpD-associated family protein, with amino-acid sequence MTQKEVLHTVPTDLRKAIASDKAARAVWEDITPLARNEWICWVTSGKKAETRSIRIAKALSKLRGGMRRPCCWAGCPHRSK; translated from the coding sequence ATGACTCAAAAAGAAGTTTTGCATACAGTGCCAACGGATTTACGGAAGGCTATTGCTTCTGACAAGGCGGCACGAGCAGTATGGGAGGACATTACACCACTCGCACGCAATGAGTGGATCTGCTGGGTTACCTCTGGCAAAAAAGCGGAGACGAGGAGTATCCGTATTGCGAAGGCGCTCTCGAAGCTTAGAGGCGGGATGCGTCGGCCCTGTTGTTGGGCTGGATGTCCGCATCGCTCCAAATAA
- the ung gene encoding uracil-DNA glycosylase, whose protein sequence is MESSFSNENKPGDSNVRIEASWKRVLKDEFEKPYFKELTEFVRGEYQEATIYPPAKHIFRALDLTPFDKVKVVILGQDPYHGKGQANGLCFAVGKGVTPPPSLKNIFKEIESDLGRPAKDQSGDLTYWAEQGVLLLNATLTVRASSPGSHQRKGWEQFTDAVIKALSEKREHLVFMLWGRYAEEKGSIIDFEKHLVLVAAHPSPYSASNGFFGSKHFSQANEYLEKQGQAPIEW, encoded by the coding sequence ATGGAGTCGTCATTTTCTAACGAGAATAAGCCAGGGGATTCCAATGTCCGCATAGAGGCATCGTGGAAGCGTGTTTTGAAAGATGAATTTGAGAAACCATATTTTAAGGAGCTCACAGAGTTTGTGCGTGGCGAGTACCAGGAGGCGACCATCTATCCACCGGCGAAGCATATTTTTCGTGCGCTTGATTTGACACCTTTCGACAAGGTGAAGGTGGTCATCTTGGGGCAGGATCCTTACCATGGTAAGGGGCAGGCGAATGGATTGTGTTTTGCTGTGGGTAAGGGTGTCACTCCTCCGCCTTCGCTCAAAAACATTTTTAAAGAGATTGAAAGCGACTTGGGGAGACCAGCGAAAGACCAAAGCGGGGACTTAACCTATTGGGCCGAGCAGGGCGTGCTCCTCTTAAACGCAACGCTCACCGTGCGCGCCTCTTCGCCGGGGTCGCACCAGCGTAAGGGGTGGGAGCAATTCACCGATGCGGTCATCAAAGCACTTTCAGAAAAGCGCGAACACTTGGTCTTCATGCTTTGGGGGCGGTATGCAGAGGAAAAGGGGAGCATCATCGATTTTGAAAAACATCTTGTCTTAGTTGCGGCGCATCCTTCACCCTACTCCGCATCTAACGGCTTTTTCGGATCAAAACACTTTAGTCAGGCAAATGAGTATTTAGAGAAGCAGGGACAAGCACCGATAGAGTGGTAA
- a CDS encoding amidophosphoribosyltransferase — protein sequence MCGIIGVANEKETAAPDIYTGLLEMQPRGKGGAGMVTALRGDHYDLRDMGEVKEALGKEALKHMPGKIGVGHTRYPNAGTNSPWNLQPVRDSFRGQEFDASHNGNSVNMGSLRRKYGILHDENASDTRTIAAIIAQSKRTDFVSALVDTVRELQGSFSLIVLFNNTLYALRDRFGFHPLQIGMRGNDIFIASESCAFTQPQIGATLLRDIGPGELVTVKDGRITSESWLPSGVAATLRFDIFEFIYFMSPHSVVEGVEVGSAREEMGKRLARLHPVPTDIVVPVPDSGNQAAQGYYEELKLTQAQVRFTPWAFFRPHTVGRTFIDPIAELRAELVKSKLRPRPAVLSRKNATVLDDSEVRGNTMKRAVIMARESGAKRVDGRIASDLYRFPDYYGMDTYRYGEELIARKHDGDVEAIARECGLDTLGYLPNDLVIEAILAVRGPNSPLTKDSFYDGPFTGNYPDGIGDFAHSNT from the coding sequence ATGTGCGGCATTATCGGAGTGGCGAACGAGAAAGAGACTGCTGCACCCGACATTTATACGGGTCTTCTTGAAATGCAACCGCGCGGCAAGGGCGGAGCTGGTATGGTAACCGCCCTTCGCGGTGACCACTACGACCTGCGCGACATGGGAGAGGTGAAAGAGGCGCTCGGCAAAGAGGCGCTCAAGCACATGCCGGGAAAAATTGGAGTGGGACACACCCGCTACCCAAATGCCGGTACTAATTCGCCATGGAATCTGCAACCTGTGCGCGATTCCTTCCGTGGGCAGGAGTTCGACGCGAGCCACAACGGCAACAGTGTAAATATGGGTTCGCTCCGCAGAAAGTATGGCATCCTTCATGACGAAAACGCTTCTGACACGCGCACTATTGCGGCAATCATCGCACAGTCAAAGCGAACTGATTTTGTTTCTGCACTTGTAGACACCGTTCGCGAGCTTCAGGGTTCGTTCAGCCTCATTGTCCTTTTTAATAACACACTCTACGCGCTTCGTGATCGATTCGGCTTTCACCCGCTCCAGATCGGCATGCGTGGTAACGACATATTCATCGCTTCCGAGAGTTGCGCGTTCACGCAACCGCAGATCGGTGCTACATTACTGCGCGACATTGGCCCTGGGGAATTGGTCACCGTCAAAGACGGACGCATTACGAGTGAGTCGTGGCTCCCCTCGGGGGTCGCAGCGACCCTCCGTTTCGATATCTTCGAGTTTATCTATTTCATGTCTCCGCACAGTGTCGTCGAGGGTGTGGAGGTAGGTAGTGCACGCGAAGAAATGGGAAAACGTCTCGCACGGCTCCACCCAGTCCCAACCGACATCGTCGTCCCCGTGCCTGATTCTGGAAACCAGGCGGCACAAGGGTACTACGAGGAACTCAAACTGACGCAAGCGCAGGTGCGCTTCACTCCGTGGGCATTCTTCCGCCCGCACACTGTCGGGCGCACATTCATCGATCCCATAGCCGAGCTCCGCGCAGAACTCGTAAAGTCGAAGCTACGACCCAGGCCTGCTGTGCTTAGCAGGAAAAATGCAACAGTTCTGGACGATTCGGAAGTCCGCGGCAATACCATGAAAAGAGCGGTGATCATGGCACGAGAGTCGGGCGCAAAAAGGGTGGACGGACGCATCGCTTCTGACCTCTACCGTTTCCCCGACTACTATGGCATGGACACGTACCGCTACGGAGAAGAGCTCATTGCGAGAAAACACGACGGGGATGTCGAAGCGATCGCTCGTGAATGTGGGCTCGACACTTTGGGTTATCTCCCGAATGATCTTGTTATCGAGGCGATCCTCGCTGTGCGTGGACCGAACTCCCCCCTCACGAAAGATTCTTTCTATGACGGTCCCTTTACTGGCAACTACCCTGACGGTATTGGCGACTTCGCTCACAGCAATACATAA
- a CDS encoding cold shock domain-containing protein, translating to MQEGTVAKKMDRGYGFISVPGQEKELFFHANELQGTTFDELNEGDKVTFEITTGPKGPNAVNVKRV from the coding sequence ATGCAAGAAGGAACAGTCGCGAAAAAAATGGACCGCGGTTACGGATTTATCTCCGTCCCAGGCCAGGAAAAGGAACTCTTTTTCCACGCTAATGAACTTCAGGGCACCACATTTGACGAGCTCAACGAAGGTGACAAAGTCACTTTCGAGATCACCACAGGACCTAAGGGTCCAAACGCGGTGAACGTAAAGCGCGTCTAA
- a CDS encoding ATP-dependent Clp protease proteolytic subunit, with protein sequence MISNDMNEVAASAPKEDKFAKQLKAFVAERKKPALLLRMGTVTPASVILTQNKLRGKNFDELDVILETPGGHIESAYKIVKLLRKHTKRVNIVVPTYAKSAGTLISLAGETLVMATTSELGPLDVQIPEQQEGDVDTFKSALNGYKSLEQIQNHAVENLDIATKLILHRTRNRMRLQDVIKLAIEFSGNTSGCLYNQIHPKSITEYARALDIGEQYGVRILLRYMGWSAEKAKPVIHRMVYDYPSHEFIIDTEELAELGFAVENAKGDLEVIMEALGLSLQIRNHTDEQEIKLLEFTPTPSAQGKVKAKKNNENQAKKTKK encoded by the coding sequence ATGATCAGCAACGATATGAACGAAGTAGCCGCTTCAGCGCCGAAGGAAGATAAGTTCGCAAAGCAGTTGAAAGCATTTGTGGCTGAGCGAAAAAAGCCAGCTCTTCTCTTGCGTATGGGCACGGTCACACCAGCGTCGGTCATATTGACCCAAAACAAGCTGCGCGGCAAAAATTTTGATGAGCTCGATGTTATTTTGGAAACTCCGGGCGGCCATATTGAGTCCGCCTATAAGATAGTGAAGTTGCTGCGGAAACACACTAAGCGCGTAAACATTGTGGTTCCTACCTATGCAAAGAGTGCGGGCACCCTCATCTCTCTTGCGGGGGAGACGCTCGTTATGGCGACGACTTCAGAACTCGGGCCCCTTGACGTACAGATACCAGAGCAACAGGAAGGAGATGTGGACACATTCAAATCGGCGTTGAATGGTTATAAATCCCTCGAGCAAATACAGAATCACGCGGTAGAAAATTTGGACATAGCAACCAAACTCATCCTTCATCGCACAAGAAACAGGATGCGACTGCAAGATGTCATAAAACTTGCCATTGAGTTTTCTGGAAACACGAGCGGTTGTCTTTACAATCAAATACATCCAAAGAGCATCACGGAATATGCCCGCGCCCTTGATATTGGTGAACAATACGGCGTTCGCATTTTGCTACGCTATATGGGTTGGAGTGCAGAAAAGGCAAAGCCAGTTATACACCGTATGGTGTATGATTACCCGTCCCACGAGTTCATAATAGATACGGAAGAGCTTGCGGAACTTGGGTTTGCTGTGGAAAACGCGAAAGGTGATCTCGAAGTTATCATGGAAGCACTCGGTCTTTCGCTCCAAATACGAAACCATACAGACGAACAAGAAATAAAGCTCCTTGAGTTCACGCCAACCCCGTCAGCTCAAGGTAAAGTAAAAGCAAAGAAAAACAATGAAAATCAAGCCAAAAAAACAAAAAAATAA
- a CDS encoding restriction endonuclease, with protein MEIIKATGEKELFEHEKLCGSLRASGAPSEVADKICNAVAKDLSPGATTTEIFREALRHLVKENIGLAARYSLKRGMAELGPAGFYFEQFVEAILRAEGYTTARNQFLRGECVTHEVDIVAYKGDEHYFIEAKYKNKPHLKTHVDVVAYAWARLDDIRRVEEKKEGGKAKHYAWVITNTKLTLSAIQYANCKNIKTTSWSHPNGEALENLIAKHALYPVTVLPSVNSHTLEIFAKHGMMLAQDLIPYTAEDLETKFGIKKAVASKINKEAQALLATAHQG; from the coding sequence ATGGAAATTATTAAGGCAACAGGCGAGAAAGAACTCTTCGAGCACGAGAAGCTTTGCGGTTCTTTGCGCGCCTCGGGCGCCCCGAGTGAGGTGGCAGACAAGATTTGCAACGCAGTCGCAAAAGACCTTTCTCCAGGGGCAACAACAACAGAGATCTTTCGGGAGGCACTCCGGCACTTGGTCAAGGAAAACATTGGTCTCGCCGCCCGCTACAGCCTGAAACGTGGTATGGCGGAGCTTGGCCCAGCGGGTTTCTACTTTGAGCAATTCGTCGAGGCAATCCTACGTGCAGAGGGGTACACGACGGCACGGAACCAGTTTCTACGAGGCGAGTGTGTCACACACGAAGTCGACATTGTTGCTTACAAAGGAGACGAGCACTATTTCATCGAGGCAAAATACAAAAACAAACCACATTTGAAAACGCACGTCGATGTGGTTGCCTATGCGTGGGCGCGATTGGACGACATTAGGCGCGTGGAGGAGAAGAAGGAGGGTGGCAAAGCAAAGCACTATGCATGGGTCATCACCAACACGAAGCTGACCTTGAGCGCGATCCAATACGCAAACTGCAAAAACATTAAGACAACAAGTTGGAGCCATCCGAACGGAGAAGCGCTCGAAAACCTAATCGCCAAACACGCGCTCTATCCGGTAACAGTCCTCCCATCGGTTAATAGCCACACCCTTGAAATATTTGCAAAGCACGGCATGATGCTTGCGCAAGACCTCATTCCCTACACCGCGGAAGACCTAGAGACCAAGTTCGGTATCAAAAAAGCCGTTGCCTCAAAGATCAACAAAGAGGCACAGGCGTTGTTGGCTACTGCTCACCAGGGTTAG